One window of the Epinephelus moara isolate mb chromosome 24, YSFRI_EMoa_1.0, whole genome shotgun sequence genome contains the following:
- the fbxo42 gene encoding F-box only protein 42 has protein sequence MSRSPDNEDGCFVAMDTEDDGAEPAGITEEEEANMGSCRQEGNMDSGAKGGGRTMVELPEEVLEYILSFLSPYQEHKTAALVCKQWYRLIKGVAYQCYHGFLRAVQEGNIQWESRTYPYPGTPITQRFSHSACYYDSNQSMYVFGGCTQSSCNAAFNDLWRLDLNSKEWIRPLASGSYPSPKAGATLVMHKDLLVLFGGWTRPSPYPLHQPERFFDEIHTYSPSKNWWNCIVTTHGPPPMAGHSSSVIGNTMVVFGGSLGARQMSNEVWVLDLEQWSWSKPPISGPSPHPRGGQSQIVIDDQTLLILGGCGGPNALLKDAWLLHMDTPPWRWQQLQVENEDHGAPELWCHPACRVGQCVVVFSQAPSGRAPLSPSLNSRPSPISATPAPLGPEPPSLRSQSPVRSGAAGVVLGAVEEAPCVNGRWGTLRPRPSARGSAREGSPSSSQQQSPSQGPDSPPLPPLPPLLNGSSPSPRTSPAQAASPPSRPLQPASTDYGWDSPPSAAHHPEVPSTNGLHTPPAGSPHTPPGAVSPAALRRGLEAVKNKSSSSLPSSSSSSSLQTQGASPGGGSGGGGAGPPGTPPSSSSSPPQAAGADGHAIPPIARRLGHHPPQSLNVGKPLYQSLNCKPMQMYVLDVSRAKSAGVVSWRVYGNGTPAAVTGPPETSLHTVVQGRGELIIFGGLMDKKQNVKYYPKTNALYFVRAKR, from the exons ATGTCCCGCTCCCCTGACAATGAGGATGGATGCTTTGTTGCCATGGATACAGAGGACGATGGTGCAGAGCCTGCCGGGATAacggaggaagaggaggcaaaCATGGGGTCCTGCAGACAAGAAGGGAACATGGACAGTGGTGCCAAAGGAGGGGGGAGAACAATGGTGGAGTTGCCAGAGGAAGTTCTCGAATATATCCTGTCCTTCCTCTCACCTTACCAGGAGCACAAGACCGCTGCACTCGTATGTAAGCAGTGGTATCGCCTCATTAAAG GTGTCGCTTATCAGTGCTACCACGGTTTCTTGAGAGCTGTCCAGGAGGGAAATATCCAGTGGGAAAGTCGCACATATCCATATCCAGGAACCCCGATCACCCAGCGCTTCTCACACA gTGCATGTTACTATGACTCAAACCAGTCCATGTATGTGTTTGGGGGTTGCACTCAGAGTAGCTGCAATGCTGCCTTCAATGATCTGTGGAGACTTGACCTCAACAGCAAGGAGTGGATCCGCCCTTTAGCCTCAG GCTCTTATCCATCTCCTAAAGCTGGAGCGACTCTAGTAATGCACAAAGATCTGTTAGTGCTGTTTGGGGGATGGACTCGCCCCAGCCCTTATCCACTGCACCAACCAGAAAGGTTTTTTGATGAAATCCACACCTACTCTCCTTCAAAGAACTG GTGGAACTGTATAGTAACGACACATGGACCTCCACCTATGGCTGGCCACTCTTCCTCTGTAATTGGAAACACCATGGTGGTGTTTGGAGGATCACTAGGAGCACGGCAAAT GAGTAATGAAGTCTGGGTTCTGGATCTGGAGCAGTGGTCCTGGTCCAAACCACCCATATCTGGCCCATCACCCCACCCACGAGGAGGCCAATCACAA ATTGTGATTGATGATCAGACGTTGCTCATCTTGGGAGGGTGTGGTGGCCCTAATGCA CTCCTTAAAGATGCCTGGCTCCTCCACATGGACACTCCACCATGGAGgtggcagcagctgcaggtggaAAACGAGGATCATGGGGCTCCAGAGCTGTGGTGTCACCCAGCTTGTAGA GTGGGCCAGTGTGTGGTAGTTTTCTCACAGGCCCCATCCGGCCGTGCACCACTCAGCCCAAGTCTTAACTCTCGGCCCTCCCCCATAAGTGCCACACCTGCCCCTCTGGGCCCCGAACCGCCTTCCCTGCGTTCCCAGTCTCCTGTTCGGAGCGGGGCCGCCGGAGTCGTCTTGGGAGCTGTTGAAGAGGCTCCATGTGTAAATGGCCGATGGGGCACGCTAAGACCTCGGCCTTCAGCGAGAGGAAGTGCCAGAGAAGGAAGCCCATCCTCATCCCAACAGCAGTCTCCTTCGCAAGGCCCAGacagccctcctcttcctccactccCCCCGTTACTAAATGGATCCTCCCCTTCACCAAGGACCAGCCCAGCGCAGGCTGCATCTCCTCCCTCTCGCCCTCTCCAGCCTGCCTCCACAGACTATGGCTGGGATTCTCCCCCTTCTGCCGCTCACCACCCTGAGGTGCCCAGCACCAACGGCCTGCATACACCTCCTGCAGGCTCCCCACACACACCCCCAGGAGCAGTGTCCCCCGCCGCCTTACGACGAGGTCTGGAggcagtgaaaaacaaatcttCCTCATCTTTACCGTCTTCATCGTCATCGTCTTCCCTTCAGACACAGGGGGCTTCTCCTGGAGGAGgaagtggtggaggaggagcaggtcCTCCTGGAACCCCTCCGTCATCATCCTCCAGCCCTCCACAGGCTGCTGGTGCTGATGGACATGCTATCCCACCTATTGCACGGCGTCTTGGCCATCACCCACCCCAAAGCCTGAACGTAGGGAAACCTCTGTACCAGTCTCTCAACTGCAAGCCCATGCAGATGTACGTGTTGGATGTGTCCAGGGCCAAGTCGGCCGGGGTGGTGTCCTGGAGAGTTTACGGGAACGGGACTCCCGCCGCGGTCACAGGGCCACCTGAGACCAGCCTTCACACGGTGGTACAGGGCAGGGGAGAGCTCATCATTTTTGGGGGCCTCATGGACAAGAAACAGAATGTGAAGTACTACCCTAAAACCAACGCCTTGTACTTTGTACGAGCTAAAAGGTAA